A single genomic interval of Aureliella helgolandensis harbors:
- a CDS encoding SDR family NAD(P)-dependent oxidoreductase: protein MDRERLALITGASSGIGRQIAVELAKCGLKIVVDHYRDPEGAEQTLQLVRQAGGDGWSFDADVGSAAELDKLFDAIRQSGSPLEVLVNNAAVQTFAPLLELTEADFDRTIRTNLKGTMLCSQRAGRLFSEQGTGGAIVNIGSGANQVPFPGLVDYVCSKGGIEMLTKVSAVELGPLKVRVNCVAPGAIENARTRAESPDYAQTWGALAPLRRAGTEQDVANAVAFLVSEKASFITGQTLFVDGGLWTKNEWPYPDE, encoded by the coding sequence ATGGACCGAGAAAGACTTGCCCTGATTACTGGTGCTAGTTCAGGTATTGGGCGACAAATCGCAGTCGAATTGGCCAAGTGTGGCCTGAAGATAGTGGTGGATCACTATCGTGACCCAGAAGGTGCCGAGCAGACGCTCCAGCTTGTTCGCCAAGCGGGTGGGGATGGTTGGAGTTTTGATGCCGATGTGGGGTCGGCAGCCGAGCTCGACAAGTTATTTGATGCCATTCGCCAATCAGGCTCGCCACTGGAAGTTTTGGTCAACAACGCGGCGGTTCAAACTTTTGCTCCACTGCTTGAATTGACCGAAGCCGACTTTGATCGCACGATCCGTACCAACCTCAAGGGGACGATGTTGTGTTCGCAGCGCGCCGGACGCTTGTTCTCGGAGCAAGGGACGGGTGGGGCAATCGTCAATATCGGCTCCGGCGCGAACCAGGTTCCCTTTCCTGGGCTGGTGGACTACGTCTGTAGCAAGGGTGGGATCGAAATGCTGACGAAAGTCTCGGCTGTTGAACTGGGGCCACTGAAAGTCCGAGTAAACTGCGTCGCACCTGGAGCAATTGAGAACGCACGCACGCGGGCCGAGAGCCCCGACTATGCCCAGACCTGGGGAGCGCTGGCGCCGCTACGCCGCGCTGGAACGGAGCAAGATGTCGCCAATGCCGTTGCCTTCTTAGTGTCCGAGAAAGCGAGCTTTATTACCGGCCAAACCCTATTCGTCGATGGTGGCTTGTGGACCAAGAACGAGTGGCCGTACCCGGACGAATAG
- the obgE gene encoding GTPase ObgE, with translation MFVDRAEVEIEAGKGGDGCVAFRREKHVPHGGPSGGDGGNGGSVIVRAREGVNSLMEFAHRKHWRAPRGERGEGSDRHGKSGSNLIIEVPPGTVLIDSESGMIIKDLVADQDEVIVARGGRGGKGNPHFKHSTNQAPRESTPGTMGEMRRVIFELKVIADVGLIGKPNAGKSTLLSRLSRARPEIADYPFTTKFPNLGQVIVDIDASFVMADIPGLIEGASSGVGLGHDFLRHITRAGILVHLVEPLPTDGTDPLENYRVIRHELMEYSDELAARPEIVVVSKAEIPESEEVFEQLKAEVNSEVLRISAVTGQGLNVLIRRIANELAARDREAVRQAH, from the coding sequence ATGTTTGTAGATCGTGCTGAAGTTGAAATTGAAGCTGGCAAGGGTGGCGACGGTTGCGTTGCCTTCCGCCGTGAAAAGCACGTGCCACATGGCGGCCCCAGCGGCGGCGATGGCGGTAACGGTGGCAGCGTCATCGTTCGAGCCCGTGAGGGCGTGAACAGCCTGATGGAGTTCGCCCACCGCAAGCACTGGCGAGCCCCGCGGGGCGAACGCGGTGAAGGCTCCGACCGACATGGCAAGTCAGGTTCCAATCTCATTATCGAAGTCCCCCCAGGCACCGTTCTGATCGACTCCGAATCGGGCATGATCATTAAAGACTTGGTGGCAGATCAAGATGAAGTCATCGTGGCCCGCGGTGGGCGCGGCGGCAAGGGGAATCCCCATTTCAAACACTCCACCAATCAAGCCCCCAGAGAATCAACTCCGGGCACCATGGGGGAGATGCGACGCGTTATTTTTGAGTTGAAGGTCATCGCCGATGTGGGCCTGATCGGAAAACCCAACGCAGGCAAAAGCACTCTGCTCAGTCGCCTGTCGCGGGCTCGCCCCGAAATCGCCGATTATCCCTTTACCACCAAGTTCCCGAACTTGGGACAAGTCATCGTCGATATCGATGCCTCGTTCGTCATGGCCGATATCCCAGGATTGATCGAAGGCGCCTCCTCAGGCGTTGGATTGGGACATGACTTCCTGAGACACATCACACGTGCTGGTATCCTCGTTCACCTCGTAGAACCCCTCCCCACCGACGGCACCGATCCGCTGGAAAACTATCGCGTGATCCGCCATGAACTAATGGAATACAGCGATGAGCTAGCGGCGCGGCCAGAAATTGTCGTCGTGAGCAAAGCAGAGATCCCCGAGTCCGAAGAGGTGTTTGAGCAGCTCAAAGCAGAAGTCAATAGCGAGGTACTGCGGATTAGTGCCGTTACTGGCCAAGGGCTCAATGTGCTGATTCGTCGCATCGCAAACGAACTGGCAGCTCGCGATCGGGAAGCGGTACGACAGGCGCATTGA
- a CDS encoding DUF1588 domain-containing protein: protein MFAHLTSLRFTLLLVLALQVTVVPTAAAVENTGNDTLPQSKVIQFFDTYCVSCHDGAGAEAGLDLSSFDSGDQLAAEIDKWNRIADRIADQQMPPIDSEIPTLEMRTATVQWIRDTIHAAVCDDGIAPGGPMLRRLNRTEYANTVRDLLGIQFNAGHELPEDGAGGEGFDNAAETLFISPIHAEKYLDAARTALTHAMSDPKDRKSILVSVPTPDTSPQAAAQKVLSKFLPRAFRRPASDEEVEQYLQLFRQVYEEDQSYDSAITFALEAAMVSPKFLFLWEQPHTETTPIPLTHYEMASRLSYFLWASMPDAELMQLAAEEKLHDEAVLTQQVARMVQSRIDDRGHRRDAKVREFASSFVEQWLGTRALGREFKPDQSVVGKLNSELQGGMKYEPVFFMEDLLAENLSLLNWIDADFTYANSSLARHYGIEGTFREQPRRVDLPENSHRGGVLGMSAVLAVSSFSHRTSPVLRGKWIMETLLGSAPPPPPPNVPTLEENAAEGSEKRTLRERLELHRADAACASCHAVMDPLGFGLENYDVLGRWRTEEQGMPIDSTGTLPDGTTFEGVAGLKQQLMQRKDAFIRHLTSKMLGYALARQLTNEDQCVVDAISQKLAEDEYRAQTLVLEIVKSLPFQYKRGQTPPLNQEMNDGQ from the coding sequence ATGTTTGCCCACCTAACGTCTTTGCGGTTTACCCTACTCCTGGTGCTTGCTTTGCAAGTTACAGTGGTACCAACTGCGGCTGCCGTCGAAAACACCGGCAACGACACTTTGCCTCAATCCAAGGTGATCCAGTTCTTTGACACCTACTGCGTTAGTTGCCACGACGGAGCAGGAGCCGAGGCGGGCCTCGACCTGAGCTCATTTGATTCTGGGGACCAGCTCGCGGCTGAGATCGACAAGTGGAATCGGATTGCGGATCGCATCGCCGACCAACAGATGCCGCCCATCGATAGCGAAATACCAACGCTGGAGATGCGAACTGCAACGGTGCAGTGGATTCGCGATACCATTCACGCCGCCGTCTGCGATGACGGTATTGCCCCGGGCGGCCCGATGCTCCGCCGGCTGAACCGAACCGAATATGCCAACACGGTTCGCGATCTACTAGGAATTCAGTTTAATGCCGGACATGAATTGCCTGAGGACGGCGCTGGGGGCGAAGGCTTTGATAACGCTGCCGAAACGTTGTTCATCTCGCCGATCCACGCCGAGAAATATCTTGATGCTGCCCGCACCGCCTTAACGCATGCCATGAGTGACCCGAAGGATCGGAAATCGATTTTGGTTTCCGTGCCAACCCCGGACACTTCGCCTCAAGCAGCGGCCCAGAAAGTCCTGTCCAAGTTTCTTCCTCGCGCCTTTCGCCGGCCAGCTTCCGACGAAGAGGTCGAACAGTATTTGCAGTTGTTTCGACAAGTCTACGAAGAAGACCAGTCCTACGATTCGGCCATCACTTTTGCCTTGGAAGCGGCCATGGTGTCGCCCAAGTTCCTATTCCTGTGGGAACAACCCCACACCGAAACGACACCGATCCCCCTCACACACTATGAGATGGCTTCTCGTCTCTCCTATTTCCTATGGGCCTCAATGCCCGATGCGGAGTTGATGCAACTAGCCGCCGAAGAGAAGCTGCACGATGAAGCGGTCCTCACGCAACAGGTCGCGAGAATGGTGCAAAGTCGCATTGACGATCGGGGACACCGCCGCGATGCCAAAGTCCGCGAGTTCGCGAGCAGTTTTGTGGAGCAATGGTTGGGAACCCGGGCCTTGGGACGCGAGTTTAAGCCAGACCAATCGGTCGTCGGGAAACTCAACTCAGAACTCCAAGGAGGGATGAAGTACGAGCCGGTGTTTTTCATGGAAGACTTGCTAGCGGAAAACCTTTCACTGCTGAACTGGATTGATGCTGATTTCACGTATGCCAATTCCAGCTTAGCGCGGCACTACGGCATCGAGGGAACCTTTCGGGAACAACCCAGGCGAGTGGATTTGCCAGAGAACAGCCATCGTGGTGGCGTGTTGGGCATGAGTGCCGTGCTGGCCGTGTCCTCATTCTCGCATCGTACAAGTCCCGTGCTGCGCGGCAAGTGGATCATGGAAACGCTGTTGGGATCCGCGCCGCCTCCCCCACCGCCCAACGTGCCAACCCTAGAGGAAAACGCTGCCGAGGGGAGCGAAAAACGAACCCTGCGCGAACGACTGGAACTCCACCGAGCCGATGCCGCTTGCGCTTCCTGCCACGCGGTCATGGATCCACTCGGCTTTGGATTGGAAAATTATGATGTCTTGGGGCGCTGGCGAACGGAAGAGCAGGGCATGCCAATTGACAGCACTGGAACGCTCCCCGACGGCACCACCTTTGAAGGCGTTGCTGGATTGAAGCAACAATTAATGCAACGGAAAGACGCCTTCATTCGACACTTAACCAGCAAAATGCTGGGGTACGCGTTGGCGCGACAATTGACCAACGAAGATCAATGTGTCGTCGATGCCATTAGCCAGAAACTTGCCGAGGACGAATATCGCGCGCAGACCTTGGTGTTAGAAATCGTCAAGAGTCTACCATTTCAGTACAAGCGTGGACAAACGCCCCCTTTGAACCAGGAAATGAACGATGGCCAGTAA
- a CDS encoding type III pantothenate kinase has protein sequence MVHEYVGIDIGNSGLRATRLDVDRQRLAGTLRLYWQPQETSTRHTSEQRFLPSDKAWQAKLEHFMHTEFPGTADSSATVTSALDVNSGEAGEPARDSFAQRSIVWLVSSVRRDALATLHDFVQRFPNHQLWVINSTHIPLKIDIEFPEKVGVDRLLAALAASQATLQRPCIVIQAGSAVTVDLVARHSTSAQLTPQRDNSADTFCGGAIMPGVPMILRLLGKGADMLPELDADDLTDLPNLPGKNTEQAMLAGAASCLVGGAIHLVHRYRKQWGMETPVIISGGDGMRLAPFIDSPHQVKPHLVEHGLLELATRHASNLISTELS, from the coding sequence ATGGTGCATGAATACGTTGGGATTGACATTGGTAACAGCGGCCTGCGCGCCACGCGGCTCGATGTCGATCGGCAACGGCTCGCAGGCACCCTGCGGCTCTATTGGCAGCCTCAAGAAACCTCGACTCGCCACACTTCCGAGCAACGCTTCCTGCCGAGCGACAAAGCCTGGCAGGCGAAGCTCGAGCATTTTATGCACACGGAATTCCCGGGCACCGCAGACTCTTCGGCCACGGTTACATCAGCTCTCGATGTGAATTCCGGCGAAGCTGGCGAACCCGCACGCGATAGCTTCGCACAGCGGTCCATTGTGTGGCTCGTGAGCAGCGTTCGTCGCGACGCTCTAGCCACGCTACACGACTTCGTGCAACGCTTCCCCAATCATCAATTGTGGGTGATCAACTCAACACACATCCCTCTCAAGATAGATATCGAGTTTCCTGAAAAAGTTGGCGTCGATCGATTGCTCGCCGCACTGGCTGCCTCCCAAGCTACCCTGCAGCGTCCCTGCATCGTCATTCAAGCCGGTTCAGCGGTTACCGTCGACCTAGTAGCACGACACTCAACATCCGCTCAACTCACTCCACAGCGGGACAACTCCGCAGACACCTTCTGCGGCGGAGCCATCATGCCTGGCGTCCCCATGATCTTGCGTTTGCTGGGCAAGGGCGCAGACATGCTCCCTGAACTCGATGCGGATGACCTGACTGACCTTCCCAATCTACCGGGCAAGAATACAGAACAAGCCATGCTCGCGGGAGCTGCAAGTTGCCTAGTGGGGGGAGCAATTCACTTGGTCCACCGCTACCGGAAACAATGGGGAATGGAGACACCCGTAATCATTAGCGGCGGCGATGGCATGCGGCTGGCTCCCTTCATCGATTCTCCCCACCAAGTCAAACCCCATTTGGTTGAGCACGGTTTACTGGAATTGGCAACAAGGCACGCTTCCAACCTTATCAGCACTGAACTGTCGTGA
- a CDS encoding serine/threonine-protein kinase: MMDCDDIAFEDLLNGEGDIDSHDPEMARHLETCTHCQTRLAGLAANAEQWEETQHWLSSRGAKDPMDAELLEARERWKRPVAWNEAMAKRLLSAARHPEMLGRIGRYDVERLIGSGGMGVVFKAYDTELNRPVAVKLLAPYLASSGAARNRFAREACAAAAVVDDHVVPIHNVETDEEHPFLVMKYIAGGSLQQRLNREGPLELCEVLRIGMHTAKGLAAAHAQGLIHRDVKPSNILLDEGVDRALLTDFGLARTTDDASLTRSGFHPGTPHYMSPEQIRGEAIDARSDLFGLGCVLYSLCTGHPPFRSETSYAVLRRITDDTPRPIRESNSKVPEWLEQIVMKLLAKSPDNRFDSAQQVAELLENCLAHVQQPTTTPFPNSVSILIAQQEKIVADTRKTGTRSLPARLVGWPLAIFIVLVTGFAGLAWMLNSHFTQQRREMEVIRAVNDQQFIVDQQAFSPGQGRHIFPIDHFEDVDAFISAYEHQALRIHVPVGSYGKSWKLTFSNSAEGISLRQVDGRPRSLVEAGIKPGSALNVQRLGPSEQ, encoded by the coding sequence ATGATGGACTGTGATGACATTGCTTTCGAGGATCTGTTGAATGGCGAGGGTGACATCGACTCGCACGATCCTGAAATGGCTCGGCATCTCGAAACCTGCACGCATTGTCAAACTCGCTTGGCGGGACTTGCCGCCAATGCAGAACAATGGGAGGAGACGCAGCACTGGCTATCGAGCAGAGGCGCCAAAGATCCGATGGATGCCGAATTGTTGGAAGCTCGTGAGCGTTGGAAACGTCCGGTTGCCTGGAACGAAGCAATGGCGAAGCGTCTATTGTCAGCCGCCCGCCATCCCGAAATGTTGGGCCGCATTGGACGTTACGATGTGGAACGGTTGATCGGCAGCGGAGGCATGGGCGTGGTGTTCAAAGCCTACGACACGGAATTGAACCGGCCGGTTGCGGTAAAGCTGCTGGCTCCCTATCTGGCTAGCAGTGGAGCGGCGCGCAATCGGTTTGCAAGGGAAGCATGCGCGGCGGCAGCAGTCGTTGATGATCATGTCGTCCCGATTCATAACGTGGAAACCGATGAAGAACATCCTTTTTTGGTGATGAAGTACATCGCAGGGGGTTCACTGCAACAGCGACTGAATCGCGAAGGCCCCTTGGAGCTCTGTGAAGTGCTGCGCATCGGTATGCACACGGCCAAAGGGCTCGCCGCCGCACACGCCCAAGGCTTAATCCACCGCGACGTGAAGCCATCCAACATCCTGTTAGACGAGGGCGTAGATCGCGCACTCTTGACGGACTTCGGCCTCGCACGGACTACCGACGACGCCAGCCTGACTCGCAGTGGGTTTCACCCCGGCACGCCCCACTACATGTCCCCCGAGCAAATTCGTGGGGAAGCAATCGACGCACGCAGCGATCTGTTCGGACTCGGCTGCGTACTTTACTCGCTATGCACTGGCCACCCGCCCTTCCGCAGCGAAACAAGCTATGCCGTCCTCCGTCGCATCACCGACGACACACCGCGACCGATTCGCGAAAGCAATTCCAAGGTGCCCGAGTGGCTCGAACAAATCGTGATGAAATTGCTCGCCAAATCGCCCGACAACCGGTTTGACTCTGCCCAGCAAGTCGCCGAACTCTTGGAAAACTGCTTAGCCCATGTTCAGCAACCGACCACCACGCCTTTCCCGAATTCTGTTTCCATCCTCATAGCCCAACAGGAGAAAATTGTGGCCGACACTCGCAAGACAGGCACTAGGAGCTTGCCCGCCAGATTGGTTGGCTGGCCGCTCGCTATTTTTATCGTACTCGTGACCGGCTTCGCGGGACTTGCCTGGATGCTCAATTCGCATTTCACCCAACAGAGGAGAGAGATGGAAGTGATTAGAGCGGTAAACGATCAGCAGTTCATCGTGGATCAGCAGGCATTCTCGCCTGGGCAAGGTCGACATATTTTTCCAATTGACCATTTCGAAGATGTCGACGCTTTTATTTCCGCCTATGAACACCAAGCCCTGCGGATTCATGTACCCGTTGGTAGCTACGGTAAATCTTGGAAACTTACTTTCAGCAATTCGGCTGAAGGCATTTCACTGAGACAGGTTGATGGAAGGCCAAGGAGTTTGGTCGAAGCTGGGATTAAGCCGGGCAGCGCCCTAAATGTGCAACGCTTAGGGCCGTCGGAACAATAA
- a CDS encoding DUF1552 domain-containing protein, with translation MASKVRMTFLDNQNLRQTALSRRTLLRGTGAALALPWLEAMMPRRALGAGAEDLPQDQSPVRMAALFVPNGVRQDKWTPDAEGRNFQLSPTLEPLEAVKDQLLVLTNLWNQGSNVGDGHYVKTSGFLTCTTINKSLGIDLNCNGRSVDQVAASHSERLTPLPSLELGIDPVTTGVDTNVGYTRVYGSHIAWSGPTSPLARELNPHLVYERLLRSAKPHGKSTKRDALLLDQVIDDAKQLSVRLGVEDRRRMDEYLQSVRSIEKRLERQEQGGLSAWKPRMELDASHAPPEEVPDQFPEHVRLMLDMIALAFQTDTTRVCTFMFGNAVSGRNFSFLDGVSGGHHDTSHHQNSEEKLEQYQKITRWHVEQYAYLLGKLRSMKEGERTVLDNSMILYGSGLRDGNSHSPHNLPILVGGSGGGRIETGQHLSFSPDTPLANLYVAMLNAFGHQTDQFADSTGILPGVLRS, from the coding sequence ATGGCCAGTAAAGTACGCATGACGTTTCTTGACAACCAAAACCTGCGACAGACCGCCTTGTCACGACGCACACTGCTGCGCGGGACCGGCGCAGCGTTAGCACTACCGTGGTTGGAAGCCATGATGCCACGCCGCGCCTTGGGTGCCGGTGCAGAGGATTTGCCGCAAGATCAATCCCCGGTTCGCATGGCTGCTCTATTTGTTCCCAACGGAGTTCGGCAAGACAAATGGACTCCAGATGCGGAAGGACGGAATTTCCAACTCTCTCCAACGCTAGAACCCTTGGAGGCAGTTAAGGATCAATTGTTGGTACTGACCAACCTGTGGAATCAAGGTAGCAACGTTGGCGATGGACACTACGTCAAAACCTCTGGCTTCCTAACTTGCACTACCATCAACAAATCACTCGGGATCGATTTGAATTGCAACGGCCGTTCGGTGGACCAAGTCGCTGCATCGCACTCGGAACGATTAACGCCACTTCCATCTCTGGAGTTGGGAATCGATCCCGTCACCACGGGTGTTGATACAAATGTCGGTTACACGCGCGTCTATGGTTCGCATATCGCATGGAGTGGTCCCACCAGCCCACTTGCTCGCGAGCTGAATCCCCACCTCGTTTATGAACGCCTGCTGCGATCGGCCAAACCACACGGCAAATCGACGAAGCGCGATGCGTTATTGCTCGATCAAGTCATCGACGACGCCAAGCAACTCTCCGTGCGGCTTGGAGTCGAGGACCGACGCCGCATGGATGAGTACTTGCAATCGGTGCGCAGCATCGAGAAACGTCTCGAACGGCAAGAACAGGGCGGCCTATCTGCTTGGAAGCCTCGGATGGAGTTGGATGCGTCGCACGCTCCCCCTGAAGAGGTTCCCGACCAATTCCCCGAGCACGTCCGATTGATGCTGGACATGATCGCCTTGGCATTCCAAACCGATACCACACGCGTGTGCACCTTCATGTTTGGCAATGCGGTAAGTGGACGCAATTTCTCGTTTCTCGACGGCGTCTCAGGTGGTCACCACGACACCTCGCACCACCAAAATTCCGAAGAGAAACTTGAGCAGTACCAGAAAATCACGCGATGGCACGTCGAGCAGTACGCGTACTTGCTAGGCAAGCTGCGCAGCATGAAAGAAGGCGAACGTACGGTCCTTGACAATTCGATGATTCTGTATGGATCCGGCCTACGCGACGGCAACAGTCACAGCCCCCACAATTTGCCAATCTTGGTGGGCGGTAGTGGTGGCGGTCGCATTGAGACCGGGCAACACTTGTCATTCAGTCCCGACACGCCATTGGCCAATTTGTACGTTGCCATGCTGAATGCCTTTGGACATCAGACCGATCAGTTTGCCGACAGCACCGGCATCCTCCCCGGCGTGCTCCGCTCCTGA
- a CDS encoding RNA polymerase sigma factor, whose amino-acid sequence MTASPPETRASLILRLQDAADITAWDEFAEIYAPVVYRSARRLGLQAADADDVVQEVLSAVARSVTEWVGRDDRGVFRAWLYRIARNTAIDFLTRRKHQPWADGGAEAVRHLQALEATEEVSSQFGMEVRREIFERASEMIRSKVSDTTWQAFHRTTVLGQSIEAVAAQLDVSPASIYIARSRVMKRLQIAVKSFEEISNDGL is encoded by the coding sequence ATGACCGCCAGCCCACCTGAGACGCGAGCCAGCTTGATTCTGCGATTGCAGGATGCGGCGGACATCACGGCTTGGGATGAGTTCGCGGAAATCTATGCTCCGGTCGTTTACCGATCGGCGCGCCGCCTTGGATTGCAAGCAGCCGACGCGGACGACGTTGTGCAGGAAGTGCTGTCAGCTGTTGCCCGCTCAGTCACAGAGTGGGTCGGCCGCGACGATCGCGGTGTTTTTCGGGCTTGGTTGTATCGGATTGCTCGCAATACAGCGATTGATTTTTTGACTCGTCGCAAACATCAACCTTGGGCAGACGGAGGTGCTGAGGCAGTTCGGCATTTGCAGGCACTCGAAGCGACAGAGGAAGTATCGAGCCAATTTGGAATGGAAGTTCGTCGCGAGATCTTTGAACGAGCTTCGGAAATGATCCGATCGAAAGTCAGCGATACAACCTGGCAAGCTTTCCATCGCACCACCGTCCTCGGTCAGTCGATCGAAGCGGTGGCGGCGCAGCTGGATGTCAGCCCTGCCAGTATCTACATCGCCCGTAGCCGAGTGATGAAGCGATTGCAGATCGCCGTGAAATCCTTTGAGGAGATTTCCAATGATGGACTGTGA
- the rpmA gene encoding 50S ribosomal protein L27: MAHKKGQGSTRNGRDSNAQRRGVKRFGGEAVIAGNIIVRQVGTKFRPGRGVGMGKDYTLFALTEGKVFFDQEGRRVNVQPAVAS; this comes from the coding sequence ATGGCACACAAAAAGGGTCAGGGTTCCACACGGAACGGTCGCGATAGTAACGCACAACGCCGCGGTGTTAAGCGATTTGGTGGCGAAGCGGTTATCGCGGGTAACATCATCGTCCGCCAAGTAGGGACCAAATTCCGTCCCGGTCGTGGTGTGGGCATGGGCAAGGATTACACCCTGTTCGCGTTGACCGAAGGCAAGGTCTTCTTCGACCAAGAGGGTCGTCGAGTCAACGTGCAACCAGCGGTCGCCAGCTAA
- a CDS encoding metal ABC transporter permease has translation MFDNWSWEIDGWIIVAGALCAAGAALLGNFLVLRRMSLMGDAISHAVLPGLAAAFLLTGQRQGVAMFAGAAIVGVLTVLLTELARHYGRVDEGASIGVVFTFLFAVGLLMIVQAADRVDLDPGCVLYGALETTIVDQVYVLGIGVPRVVVNLSVVLLLNLVFVVGLYRPLKVSTFDPQLAASQGTNVAALHYLLAAFVAVTAVASFESVGNILVVAMFVVPPAAAWMWTDRLSVMIVLSVAIGVASAFLGHWGAMQVPRWLGYDFSTNTAGMMAVAAGGLLMFAVFFAPRKGIVSRGIRSLKLATQIVSEDVLARLYRAEQNGARSLAIASLHASLHVPNLRARFVFYWLQWRGLVARSAGELSLADAGRRQAQNIVRSHRLWEQYLASEAGLPEQILHDGAELLEHFTNRTLRERLLQEMDAPDVDPHGQPIPPEA, from the coding sequence ATGTTCGACAATTGGTCTTGGGAGATTGATGGCTGGATTATTGTAGCCGGAGCACTCTGCGCTGCCGGTGCCGCTTTACTTGGCAATTTTTTGGTCCTGCGTCGCATGAGCCTGATGGGGGATGCGATCAGCCATGCGGTCCTTCCCGGTTTAGCCGCCGCATTCTTGCTGACCGGCCAGCGCCAAGGAGTGGCGATGTTTGCGGGCGCCGCCATCGTGGGGGTGTTGACGGTGTTGCTGACTGAATTGGCGCGGCATTACGGGCGCGTCGACGAGGGGGCATCGATCGGCGTGGTGTTTACGTTCCTTTTCGCAGTCGGTTTGCTGATGATTGTGCAGGCAGCGGATCGCGTCGACTTGGATCCCGGCTGTGTCCTGTATGGAGCACTGGAGACCACAATTGTCGACCAAGTGTACGTGCTGGGGATCGGCGTTCCGCGGGTGGTCGTCAATTTATCGGTGGTGTTGCTACTCAACCTGGTTTTCGTGGTCGGCCTCTATCGTCCGCTCAAGGTCAGTACTTTTGATCCCCAGCTGGCTGCGTCTCAGGGAACGAATGTCGCGGCGCTACACTACTTGTTAGCTGCCTTCGTGGCGGTGACGGCGGTCGCTTCGTTCGAATCGGTCGGCAATATCCTGGTGGTAGCAATGTTTGTGGTTCCCCCGGCGGCAGCCTGGATGTGGACCGACCGCCTCAGCGTCATGATTGTGCTGAGTGTGGCGATTGGTGTCGCCTCGGCGTTTCTGGGGCACTGGGGAGCCATGCAGGTTCCGCGATGGTTGGGATACGATTTTTCCACCAACACCGCAGGCATGATGGCAGTCGCAGCCGGTGGCTTGCTGATGTTTGCAGTGTTCTTCGCTCCCCGCAAGGGAATCGTTTCGCGGGGGATACGATCGCTCAAGTTGGCGACGCAAATTGTTAGCGAAGATGTCTTGGCCAGGCTCTATCGGGCTGAACAAAACGGGGCTCGCTCCCTGGCGATCGCGTCGTTGCACGCGAGTTTGCACGTTCCCAATTTGAGGGCTCGATTCGTGTTTTACTGGCTACAGTGGAGAGGGCTTGTGGCGCGGTCCGCCGGAGAACTCTCCTTGGCGGATGCGGGACGCCGCCAAGCCCAGAATATTGTGCGTTCCCACCGCTTGTGGGAACAGTATCTTGCGTCTGAGGCTGGGTTGCCCGAGCAGATTTTGCATGATGGCGCCGAGCTGCTCGAGCACTTTACCAATCGCACACTCCGCGAGCGATTGCTGCAGGAGATGGATGCCCCCGATGTCGATCCTCACGGGCAACCCATTCCTCCCGAAGCTTGA